AGCGGAAAGCTTGGTACCTTGGAGAGGGACTTCTACAATAGGGGAACCGCTTCCATCGTAAAGCTTGAGAAAACCCCCGAAGGGATAAATGTGGTGGGTAAGGACGAAACCCGCAAATCAAAGGCCCTTGTAGGGACGATTGCCTCGCACCTCAAGAACATGGTTGCTGGCGTAAATAAGGGCTATAAGTACTCCCTGAAGGTGCATTATGTCCACTTCCCCATGTCTCTTGAGCAGAAAGGCCAGGAAGTAACCGTCAAGAATTATATGGGCGAGAAGGGCAATAGGAAGCTTAGGGTGCCTGACGGGGTAAAAATCCAGATAAACAAGCAGGACATTACGCTTACCGGCATAGACCTTGAAAAAGTGGGCCAGGGGGCGGCAAACTTCGAAATTGCCACAAGGCATACCAAAAACGACCGCAGGAGGTTCCAGGACGGCATTTTCATTGTGGAGAAGGCAGCTCCAATGGAATAGTTTTTCCAGCTCTTATCTTTTTAGGTGGATTTGGGGCTATTGGCAGATATTTTTGAAAATCACAGAACTTAGAGAGAATTGCCTCTAGGGTGGCTAATGGCTTAAAAATAAACAAAATTACTTGCCTTATGCAGTGGCTTGTGCTTTGGATGCTGTGCGGCCCTTGTACCTGAAAGGCGTTCCTGTGGCTTTTGCAACCATTATGTCTCCTGCAGGGCCCATTGGCTCGGTTCCAGCAGAGTAGCCGACAATTCCGTCGATGTCTCCGTACAGGGCAGAGGCCCGGCTTACCATGTCCTCCTTTGCGCCTTCTACGGCCTTTCTCACCATTTCTTTATACTCTGGGACGCCCATTCCAAATGCGCTCCTGACGTTTGCAAAGAAGTCCCTTATGAAGTCTTTTGAGGTTGCTGCATAGCCCGTTACTTCAGGCATTAATTCGATTTCCTTTCCAGGCATAGTTGGGGTCGTATATACCGGAGGATTATTTGCGTTCATTTTTATCACCTAGATATAGTTACTTTATAACTATAAATGCTTTTCAGGACCTTTTCTTAGATTAAGTATTAAGCCGTTGGGAGTTATCTCTTATTTGAGCCCCTTGCCTTTCCTGGCTGGGAGATTCTTCTGTGCCTTGCGCAGCTGGGGCATACATAGAGTCGATTCTGTGAAGTCAGAAGACCGCTTTCTGCCAAATCCCGCCTGAGACCGGGGTCGGATATGGAAAAGCCCCTCTTCTTGACAAATGTCTTGTATTTAGGCACTCTTTTGCCGCAATAGGAGCAAGGCACTGTAAGCTCATTGCCTCTCCCTTTTCCGTGCTTATGTACCCTTCTATAAGGTGCTCCTGCCATAAATTTGTATGAAACCTTTATATTTAGACCGATATCTTTAGGTTCTGTGTTTTCTAATTATGAGGGGTCAGACTTTTGTCCTTGGCGCAATTTCACTTGCGCTTTCCTTTCTCTTGCTGATGCCGGCAGTCCAAAAAGACCTTTACCTTCCGACTTTGGGCGAAGAATCGCTCCAGAATGTCGCGGGCAGCTATAATTCCTGGATTGCTTACCAGTCGCTTGAGGGCATCGGGGAGACCAGCTCTTTTGGCAGGTTCGTAAAGGGCGAATACCCGCACCTGGAAATATTTTACGTGCTTGCCGATGGAAAAACACTATCTCTCGCAAACTTCTTTGACTCAACGCGGAGCGTTTCCCTTGAAGGTGGGGAGGTTTTGCTTGACAGTGGGGAGGTCAAGAGATTTTCTTGTGGGAAAAGCGTTTCCATGACATTTGAGGGCAGGAATATATCATATGAGCCGCAAAGCGCCCTTTCCGGGGCGATTTTTATAAGCGGGGGCTTGGAAGGCGCCAGACTGGAAATCCTCAGAATCTACAAGTGAAATGAATCTGAATCTTAAAAAAATGTTTGCGTGGATTACTTCATCAAAATATTCCTTAGCTCTTCCTGCTTTTCGGACCCAATCTCGAAAATCTTTTCGAGTTCTTCCTTTGGGATTCCTGCTTCACCCTGCTTTTGCATTGCGCAAATCCTGTCCTTGTCAAGGTAGGAGATTGTGAGGGCATAGTCTATTGCCTGCTCTTCGACGCTGTTGAGGTCGATAACGTATTTCTGATCTATGCAGGAAACAGTCACCATTACAGGGATATTCCTTAAGGGTATGGGCTTGTCACCCCTGCCTACCTTTCCATCTTCTGTAAGCACAGGCATCTTCGTGTTCATAAGCGCCTTTATTGCCGCAAGGTTCAGGGCATCCATGAGATTTCCGTCATAGTTGATTACATACGCATCGATGAATACCGAAAACGCCTTCTCTTTTGGCGTTATGCAAAAATCCTCCATGTTTAGCATTTTGCTTTCCCTTATGCTCCTGTCGACAACCCTCGAAATCTCGACATCCTTGTTCTGAGGAAGTGTCTTGAAGGTTATTGGAACATAGTTAAGGGATACCATAAGCCCGCCTTCGTTTGGGCTGTCCGGGTAGGGGGTAATTACATCGAATTTTATGCCCACAATTACCTTTGTATCACCCATAGAGAGCATACAGCAGCCGTCTGCCTTTTTGAGGGCATTGACGACAAGGTCGGTTTTCCTGTACTCCAACGGCTTTCTTCCGTCAAGCCGATTGTCATTTGAAATCAATTCTTTTACCAATTCTGGAGATGTTACGTCCATAACACTTAAAGCAAGATAATTATTTGTATCCATAAAATCCAGACGGGAGTGGCTTCTTGGCAGAAAATTACTTTTCCTGGCTTTCAATGGATATTGAGGTTGAGGCCTCATCAACCCATTTTTTAATCATTTCCTCAATTACGCTCGACATTTTCATTTCCTTCAGCACGCATAGTGCCTTGAACTTAAGGAACAATTCTTTGTCGACTTCTATAGTAGTGGTAAGCTTTTCGGATACTCCCTTCTTTTCTTCACTGACTTCAGACATTATATGTATATGATAATAAGCTTAAATACTTAATATTGGTATAAATTTAGGTATTTTTATATTAAGATATGAGTTTCGCCTGAAGACTTTATTCCTTTTTGCAAGTGGGGTTCGTAGTCTTTCACAACATAGGATTGAGGTATTTGCTAGGGTCTGCTTGTGAAGATTAACATCCACGACACTATAATCATTCAATCACTCCCCAGCCGATTAATCTCCACTTGTGGTCAATGAGCTTTGAGTAGCTTATCTTGCTTCCCTTGTCGGCGCAAAGGGGGGCATTAAGCTTGCACTTGATTTGCTTCTTGTCTATGCCGCCGACGCTTCCTGTACTTCTGCTGTTTCTGCAGGTTATTAGTATCGTGTCTCCGGATTTAATCTCGTATTTTTCAAAGAGCGTGTATGTGGCCACCAACTCCTGAATGGTGGGGGGCATCTTTCCGTTTCCCGCGATGCACCCCACGAGCTTGTCTGACTTGGCAAGTGATGGGTCAAGGGAGGTCTGTATTGCAACAAGCCCGCCAGACGTCGCCTCTTCATACGCCTCTTCATCCCTCCTTATCTCCTTGATCTTGGTTTCAATTTCGATATATTTGCCACCGATAAGGACAGGCTTTAGAATAATCTTTTCGCCTTTTTTGAGCTTTCCACGTATTACGCTTCCGCCAATTACTCCTCCGGAAAGCTCCTCTGGCTCAATTCCCGGCTTGTTTGCGTCAAAAGACCGGGCAATGAGAAAAAGAGGGTCACCTTCAATTGCGGGGTGCTCCTCAAGAGACATGAGTTCTGATATCAGGAAGTCCAACCCGACTTTTTGCTGGGCGGACAGTGGAATGATGGGCGCGTTTTCTGCAATAGTTCCTTTCAAAAAGTCCTTGATTTGTTTGTGGTGCTTTTCCGCTTCCTCGCGGGTTATGAGGTCTACCTTATTTTGGACCACGATTATGTTTTTTACTTCCCCTACCTGAAGGGCTCTCAGGTGCTCCTTTGTCTGCGGCTGGGGGCAAACCTCGTTTGCAGCGATCACGAGAATGGCTGCATCAAATAGAGCTGCGCCGGAAAGGACAATCGGTATTAAGCTTTCATGGCCCGGGGCGTCAATAAGCGAGAACATCTTAATAGGTGAGCAGTCTGAAAAGCAAGCCATGCATTTTTTTGAAGTGCAGTATTTTTTGCACTTCTGGCATTGGTAGATAGTGAAATCCGTGTAGCCGAGCCGTATGGTTATGCCTCTTTTTTTCTCCTCAGAATACTTTGACACCCATTTGTCCGTAAGCGCTTCCACCAGGGTGGTCTTTCCATGGTCAACATGGCCCATAAGCCCTATGTTTATCTTGGGGTGCATTTTTTCTGCCATAACTATGGACATGTTTTTAACTTTCCTAGAATTAAACTTTCTTTTGGGTTACAGTTATGCTTTATGAAATACTGCTCTTAGTGATTGTTACTTTTATTCCTGGGCTTGAACTCCGGGCAAGCATTCCTTTTGGAATCTGGGATAGGCCACTCCAGCTTCCCTTTGGCTATGTGATTAATGGCCTTGGGATGGACCCCTTTATTGTATTCACCGCATGTGTAGTTGCAAACATATTGCTTGGCGAGCTTGTTTTTTTTGGGCTCAATTATCTCCTGCCCTACGTTTTGAAAATCGGGCTTTTGAAAAAAGTTTATGAAAAGTGCGTAAGAAGAATCCAGAGGAAGGCAAAGCCCCATATTGAAAAATATGGCCCCCTGGAGCTTGCGCTTTTTATCGGAATCCCCTTTCCGGGAACAGGTGTCTATAGCGGCGCGCTTCTGGCTTTCTTGCTTGGATTTCGAAAGCGCGATTTTTCTGTTGCAAATGTCCTGGGCGTCCTTATGGCAGGCATCACGGTAACACTGATTACAGTGGGGGCATTGGGGGCATTTTCCTTTTTGCTCTAAAGCCCTGCTCTGGGCGTTATCATTGACCCCTTTGCTTTTAAGGGGGTATTTTGGGCCAAGAACTCCTTTATTTAACTAAATAAATACTCTATTAATGAAGGAGGAAGCGC
This sequence is a window from Candidatus Aenigmatarchaeota archaeon. Protein-coding genes within it:
- a CDS encoding 50S ribosomal protein L6 gives rise to the protein MEKIKIPEGTSAEVSGFKVKISGKLGTLERDFYNRGTASIVKLEKTPEGINVVGKDETRKSKALVGTIASHLKNMVAGVNKGYKYSLKVHYVHFPMSLEQKGQEVTVKNYMGEKGNRKLRVPDGVKIQINKQDITLTGIDLEKVGQGAANFEIATRHTKNDRRRFQDGIFIVEKAAPME
- a CDS encoding heavy metal-binding domain-containing protein, with translation MNANNPPVYTTPTMPGKEIELMPEVTGYAATSKDFIRDFFANVRSAFGMGVPEYKEMVRKAVEGAKEDMVSRASALYGDIDGIVGYSAGTEPMGPAGDIMVAKATGTPFRYKGRTASKAQATA
- a CDS encoding exosome complex protein Rrp42, encoding MDVTSPELVKELISNDNRLDGRKPLEYRKTDLVVNALKKADGCCMLSMGDTKVIVGIKFDVITPYPDSPNEGGLMVSLNYVPITFKTLPQNKDVEISRVVDRSIRESKMLNMEDFCITPKEKAFSVFIDAYVINYDGNLMDALNLAAIKALMNTKMPVLTEDGKVGRGDKPIPLRNIPVMVTVSCIDQKYVIDLNSVEEQAIDYALTISYLDKDRICAMQKQGEAGIPKEELEKIFEIGSEKQEELRNILMK
- a CDS encoding translation initiation factor IF-2 subunit gamma — translated: MAEKMHPKINIGLMGHVDHGKTTLVEALTDKWVSKYSEEKKRGITIRLGYTDFTIYQCQKCKKYCTSKKCMACFSDCSPIKMFSLIDAPGHESLIPIVLSGAALFDAAILVIAANEVCPQPQTKEHLRALQVGEVKNIIVVQNKVDLITREEAEKHHKQIKDFLKGTIAENAPIIPLSAQQKVGLDFLISELMSLEEHPAIEGDPLFLIARSFDANKPGIEPEELSGGVIGGSVIRGKLKKGEKIILKPVLIGGKYIEIETKIKEIRRDEEAYEEATSGGLVAIQTSLDPSLAKSDKLVGCIAGNGKMPPTIQELVATYTLFEKYEIKSGDTILITCRNSRSTGSVGGIDKKQIKCKLNAPLCADKGSKISYSKLIDHKWRLIGWGVIE
- a CDS encoding small multi-drug export protein; translation: MLYEILLLVIVTFIPGLELRASIPFGIWDRPLQLPFGYVINGLGMDPFIVFTACVVANILLGELVFFGLNYLLPYVLKIGLLKKVYEKCVRRIQRKAKPHIEKYGPLELALFIGIPFPGTGVYSGALLAFLLGFRKRDFSVANVLGVLMAGITVTLITVGALGAFSFLL